In Calothrix sp. PCC 7507, one DNA window encodes the following:
- the cas10 gene encoding type III-B CRISPR-associated protein Cas10/Cmr2 has product MTNDSRTRIITAIAWCLTWGEKHNLNQDELSTLHQIRQALQKGQDVPESIKSVVKQAQRLYNTFEDLTPKTVNELKEKDDYLKLWEDKTRIGLVYGGATKIKQYVFEAAKLPDIRGASALLDRINLVDLRAFFGDYNEQDSSLVENIKRWLDTNFPNLRKALIPELIIYSTGGSILAFCPAAFVDDLANAIEKRYTHETLTANSCAVGDTFKLLEFRFGLLQDKIEDTFWFDKYEKNQDNPIIRAYFDQSEVNDPFERFQNRKNFNELVGKLANQFTQRRNGNHTPNRPSRCYPPIFETHPYVQRDESDRRSAIMKVEFPNSRFLSEPLARKRLVGEIAKRESSRAWYDDAKLEWEPFDIPSWVNKFEKFINKKDNQQLANLYYGAVNKVEEARSLREIASASTPSGFVAYIYADGNNMGGYIRQKIKTPQDYRLFSEDIFTATEKSVYKALAQYLHPYQYTPDAKSSRTNKEPVWIHPFEIITIGGDDVLLVVPANKALEISKAIGDEFEDILWRTDRYSLQQTTPNLLAHRYTTGNIPPASKCLLSMSTGVLITAQDTPIYYADKLVSQLLKSAKKYAKELKKDHKYYGGTVDFLVMKAVTMISSNIKEFREQGLIKNKDGQSKLKLYASPYTLYELGGLLETAKAFKKAEFPRSQLYQIRSLLERGKRTAILNYRYFRIRLTNEAAKQELKKQFESAWCQPKESSNNGNLAPWMSLQETNSQDANNSKMTYETIWRELVDLYPFIAEAADSTDESIQSTAPEVRQ; this is encoded by the coding sequence ATGACAAACGATTCTCGCACACGAATAATTACTGCGATCGCCTGGTGTCTTACTTGGGGCGAAAAGCACAATCTCAATCAGGATGAACTCAGTACGTTGCATCAAATACGACAGGCTTTGCAAAAAGGGCAGGATGTGCCGGAAAGTATAAAATCTGTTGTTAAACAGGCACAGCGACTCTACAATACTTTTGAAGACCTTACCCCCAAAACAGTCAATGAGTTAAAGGAAAAGGACGATTATTTAAAACTTTGGGAAGATAAAACGCGTATTGGCTTGGTTTATGGTGGTGCGACAAAAATCAAACAATATGTTTTTGAAGCGGCGAAATTACCGGATATTCGTGGTGCTTCAGCACTCCTTGACAGGATAAACTTGGTTGATTTACGTGCGTTTTTTGGTGATTATAATGAGCAAGATTCAAGTTTAGTTGAGAATATCAAGCGGTGGTTAGATACTAATTTTCCTAATTTAAGAAAAGCTTTAATTCCTGAGTTAATTATTTATTCTACAGGTGGTAGCATTCTGGCATTTTGTCCGGCGGCATTTGTTGATGATTTAGCGAATGCCATTGAAAAACGCTATACTCACGAAACTCTAACTGCTAATTCCTGTGCTGTTGGCGATACTTTTAAGTTATTAGAATTTCGATTTGGTTTGTTGCAAGACAAAATAGAAGATACTTTCTGGTTTGATAAGTACGAGAAGAACCAAGACAATCCGATAATTCGGGCTTATTTTGATCAATCAGAAGTTAACGATCCTTTTGAAAGGTTCCAAAATCGCAAGAACTTTAATGAACTGGTGGGAAAGTTAGCCAACCAATTCACACAAAGACGCAATGGTAATCATACACCAAACCGTCCAAGTCGCTGCTATCCACCAATATTTGAAACTCATCCTTATGTGCAACGAGATGAAAGCGATCGCCGTTCTGCAATAATGAAGGTAGAGTTTCCAAATAGCCGTTTTTTGTCAGAACCTTTAGCACGAAAACGCTTGGTAGGCGAGATAGCTAAACGCGAAAGTTCTCGTGCTTGGTATGACGATGCTAAGTTGGAATGGGAGCCTTTTGATATTCCTAGCTGGGTAAATAAGTTTGAGAAATTTATCAATAAAAAGGATAATCAACAATTAGCTAATCTATATTATGGTGCCGTCAATAAAGTAGAAGAAGCACGTTCTCTGAGAGAAATTGCATCAGCCAGCACTCCATCAGGATTTGTGGCTTATATCTACGCTGATGGTAACAATATGGGTGGCTATATTCGTCAGAAAATTAAGACACCACAAGATTATCGGCTTTTTAGTGAAGATATTTTTACTGCTACAGAGAAATCTGTTTACAAAGCTTTAGCTCAATATTTGCATCCTTATCAATATACACCTGATGCTAAATCTAGCAGAACTAACAAAGAACCTGTTTGGATTCATCCTTTTGAAATTATTACTATTGGTGGTGATGATGTATTACTAGTCGTTCCAGCAAATAAAGCTTTAGAAATTTCTAAAGCTATTGGTGATGAGTTTGAAGATATTTTGTGGAGAACTGATCGTTATTCATTACAGCAGACAACACCTAATTTATTAGCTCATCGCTACACTACAGGTAATATACCACCAGCTTCTAAATGTCTGTTGAGTATGTCAACAGGGGTGTTAATCACAGCGCAGGATACGCCAATTTATTATGCAGACAAACTGGTAAGTCAACTACTAAAATCGGCAAAGAAGTATGCGAAGGAATTAAAGAAAGACCACAAATATTATGGTGGAACAGTAGATTTTCTAGTTATGAAAGCTGTAACGATGATTTCCTCAAATATTAAGGAGTTTCGAGAACAGGGATTAATCAAAAATAAAGATGGACAATCCAAGTTAAAGCTTTATGCTTCTCCTTATACATTATATGAATTAGGTGGACTGTTAGAAACTGCTAAAGCTTTTAAAAAAGCGGAATTTCCTCGATCGCAACTTTACCAAATTCGCAGTTTACTAGAACGAGGTAAGCGTACAGCTATTCTGAACTATCGCTATTTTCGGATTCGTTTGACGAATGAAGCAGCTAAACAAGAGTTAAAAAAACAATTTGAATCAGCTTGGTGTCAACCAAAAGAATCATCTAATAATGGAAATTTAGCACCTTGGATGTCTTTACAAGAAACTAATTCACAAGATGCAAATAATTCCAAAATGACTTATGAAACTATTTGGCGAGAATTAGTTGATTTGTATCCATTTATTGCCGAAGCAGCAGATAGTACCGATGAATCTATACAATCAACTGCACCAGAGGTAAGGCAATGA
- the cas1 gene encoding CRISPR-associated endonuclease Cas1 — MSTIYITEQDVSFQIQHHYLKVFHQQNQRISIPIRNISQFIIFGNISLPKEVIKIIHSHHIPILYLTQTGEYLGRLENPSQLPAKYLTYQRRRARDNEFNRATAESIIWAKLHNQHTFLQSWTRHYTDYTIQRALNYLTLLMDNLPLAPRIAELQEYSKEADNIYYCAVASLFSFHNGSSFTNAKRTSGLINLGNQLLHQYIYTLLNTAGLNPNYAILHRDGHHELPLAWDFTAEFHAPIVDDMVLNFVRNLTNTNGNGNGKSHSHKLLQNFLQHWEARLRTFILHPYAGEISYRQCLDLQVREYLASLLGDVEFYRPLALKFRPTNSNFANTIKPQTVPLKLVKR, encoded by the coding sequence ATGTCTACCATTTACATCACAGAACAAGACGTATCATTCCAAATTCAACACCATTATTTAAAGGTGTTTCATCAACAAAACCAACGCATCTCTATTCCCATCCGCAACATCAGCCAATTCATTATTTTTGGTAATATAAGCTTACCAAAAGAAGTAATCAAAATCATTCATTCACATCACATTCCCATCTTATATCTCACCCAAACTGGTGAATATTTAGGACGGCTAGAAAACCCATCTCAACTACCAGCGAAATATCTCACATACCAACGCAGACGCGCACGGGATAATGAATTTAATCGCGCTACAGCAGAAAGTATTATCTGGGCAAAATTGCACAACCAACATACTTTTCTGCAAAGTTGGACTCGCCACTACACCGATTACACAATCCAACGCGCATTAAATTACCTAACGCTGTTGATGGACAACTTACCATTAGCACCAAGAATCGCAGAACTGCAAGAATACAGCAAAGAAGCTGATAATATCTATTACTGCGCCGTTGCTTCTCTATTCAGTTTCCACAATGGGTCTAGCTTTACAAATGCAAAGCGCACTAGTGGACTAATAAACCTGGGAAATCAACTGCTACATCAATATATTTACACACTGCTCAATACTGCAGGACTTAACCCCAACTATGCAATTTTACACCGCGATGGTCATCACGAACTGCCCTTAGCATGGGATTTCACCGCAGAATTTCACGCCCCGATAGTTGATGACATGGTGTTAAACTTTGTTCGCAATCTGACTAACACCAATGGTAACGGTAACGGGAAAAGCCACTCACATAAACTTCTGCAAAACTTTCTCCAACATTGGGAAGCAAGACTGCGAACCTTCATACTGCATCCTTACGCCGGAGAAATAAGTTATCGTCAATGTCTCGACTTACAAGTAAGGGAATATCTTGCATCTTTACTGGGAGATGTGGAATTTTATCGTCCCCTGGCGTTAAAGTTTCGTCCTACAAATTCAAACTTCGCCAACACCATTAAACCGCAAACTGTTCCCCTAAAGTTGGTGAAAAGATGA
- a CDS encoding RAMP superfamily CRISPR-associated protein translates to MPRNYNFISLPQQKPDRLNIIGNEGKDKFGHDQYQLNNQRFSGKLFLSLIVVSPVSVNSGITVMGSDLAQQTLDATSAKYVATISLIQSSVQQNQRLIIPGSSLKGVVRSIYEAITRSCLCKTNAKVPDGYSECKDISQLCPACVTFGAMSWLGLVHFHDAKYDPDNDKPGFQTGLINPLFSPKPEAVDLETGEKVYYDNNNHIRGRKFYPHSYEEEVKPTIRIQQAELGKKFTTYVSYANLTKAQLGTLLIALGQDPENRLGLKIGSGKAVGMGTMKIDVVKIEQLNINRYLSYNSNSSALEGDKLQTFILDVIKSAKPQPEPKQSTNQPKKPIKKSANQALVQLKQLQELKEILNI, encoded by the coding sequence ATGCCTAGAAATTATAACTTTATCTCTCTACCACAACAGAAACCTGACAGATTAAACATTATAGGAAATGAAGGCAAAGATAAATTTGGACACGATCAATATCAACTCAATAATCAACGTTTTAGCGGTAAACTTTTTTTAAGTTTAATAGTTGTTTCACCTGTATCTGTAAATTCAGGTATCACCGTTATGGGTAGCGATTTAGCACAACAAACTTTAGATGCTACCTCAGCCAAATATGTTGCAACAATTAGTCTGATTCAATCTTCTGTACAACAAAATCAGCGACTTATCATTCCTGGCAGTTCTCTCAAAGGGGTTGTACGTTCAATATATGAAGCCATAACAAGAAGCTGTTTGTGTAAAACTAATGCTAAGGTTCCTGATGGCTACAGCGAGTGTAAAGATATCTCACAGCTTTGTCCGGCTTGCGTAACATTTGGTGCAATGAGTTGGTTGGGACTGGTACATTTTCATGATGCCAAATATGACCCTGATAACGATAAGCCAGGGTTCCAAACAGGATTGATTAATCCTTTGTTTTCTCCTAAACCTGAAGCTGTTGATTTAGAAACTGGTGAAAAGGTTTATTATGATAATAACAATCACATTCGCGGTCGTAAATTTTATCCCCATTCTTATGAGGAAGAAGTAAAACCAACCATTCGTATCCAACAGGCAGAATTGGGAAAAAAGTTTACAACTTATGTGAGTTATGCGAATTTAACAAAAGCGCAATTAGGAACATTATTAATTGCTTTAGGTCAAGACCCAGAAAACCGACTAGGATTAAAAATAGGTAGCGGTAAAGCTGTGGGAATGGGAACTATGAAGATAGATGTAGTTAAAATCGAGCAATTAAACATTAATCGCTACTTATCTTATAATTCAAACTCCTCAGCTTTAGAAGGTGATAAATTACAGACATTTATTTTAGACGTTATCAAATCCGCTAAACCTCAACCCGAACCTAAGCAATCGACAAATCAACCTAAAAAACCAATAAAGAAGTCTGCTAATCAAGCATTAGTACAGCTAAAACAATTACAGGAATTAAAAGAAATATTAAATATATAA
- the cas2 gene encoding CRISPR-associated endonuclease Cas2, giving the protein MFYLVCYDIVSDTRRNKVAKLLEAYGLRVQKSVFECVLDEKQYEILSKYLFRLVNKREDQVRFYPMSAHNRCKVAVLGTQPEFVVDDAAFIV; this is encoded by the coding sequence ATGTTTTATTTGGTTTGCTACGACATCGTGAGCGATACCCGTCGCAATAAAGTGGCGAAACTTCTAGAAGCTTACGGTTTGCGGGTGCAAAAGTCGGTTTTCGAGTGCGTGTTGGATGAAAAACAGTACGAAATCCTATCCAAATACCTCTTCCGACTCGTGAATAAACGCGAAGACCAAGTGAGATTTTACCCCATGTCTGCACATAATCGTTGCAAGGTCGCAGTGTTGGGAACACAACCTGAATTTGTAGTAGACGACGCAGCGTTTATCGTTTAG
- a CDS encoding RAMP superfamily CRISPR-associated protein, whose product MIYLDNLSSVETDTIRLNAVIDTALCVGAGGSSGSLADKPIVRNARGQLLIPASQLKGRLRHECEKLARSLGWQIFSAPSAQLLCPTEEQVSSQFRNDYQIEGYRGYHCFVSKIFGDPILPSRVIVDDLICSFAAEDLEEVLRPGVTINRKRRTAEEKKLYLLETSPVNTQLSFEGKIHLLPNCPNYAKPLIIAALHHIHALGGSKSAGLGWLHWEGLPTISSDDEVWLSLLPKAES is encoded by the coding sequence ATGATTTATTTAGACAACCTTTCTTCTGTTGAAACTGATACTATCCGACTTAACGCTGTAATTGATACTGCATTGTGTGTGGGTGCTGGTGGTTCCTCTGGTTCATTAGCAGATAAACCCATCGTCCGTAATGCACGAGGACAACTCCTCATACCCGCTTCGCAACTTAAAGGAAGATTGCGTCATGAATGCGAAAAGCTAGCACGTAGTTTAGGATGGCAAATATTTTCTGCACCTTCAGCGCAGTTACTTTGTCCGACTGAAGAACAAGTATCGAGTCAGTTTAGAAACGATTATCAAATTGAAGGCTACCGAGGATATCACTGTTTTGTTTCTAAAATATTTGGCGATCCAATTTTACCTTCACGGGTTATTGTTGATGACTTGATTTGCTCTTTTGCAGCAGAGGATTTAGAAGAAGTTTTGCGTCCTGGTGTAACAATTAACCGCAAAAGACGTACCGCAGAAGAGAAGAAATTATATTTATTAGAAACTTCTCCAGTCAATACTCAACTGAGTTTTGAAGGAAAAATTCATCTGTTACCAAATTGTCCCAATTATGCCAAACCTCTGATAATTGCAGCTTTACATCATATTCACGCCTTGGGTGGTAGCAAATCTGCGGGGTTAGGATGGTTGCATTGGGAGGGACTACCAACCATTTCTAGTGATGATGAAGTTTGGTTAAGTTTATTACCAAAGGCGGAATCATGA
- a CDS encoding RAMP superfamily CRISPR-associated protein, with translation MHKRLVNHCTIDFSIIPVGPILIKSGKEGADPTKPNMEFVETYHAGGRSVYLPGSSLKGAIRAHAERIVRTVGSDKRPTSDPKSDKFELWADDPLKNENYEYLKKLAPAEIYQQSSFTDQIFGNTNIASRLRIQDAYPDTTKPLRIEERNGVAIDRVFGSAVRGALFNYEVCTFGDFRTKIHLKNFSLAQLGLIGLVLRDLNDGWFGLGFAKSRGMGTVELQYHSAVVQYPGCELRGDKIYAIGKELNWPNTYLLGAGVFLQGKEANPYKFPVDDKQDTIITAEEMSYGFGVQLTWKGEDERGVPDLFERAVRQWRELLPKGVGA, from the coding sequence ATGCACAAGCGATTAGTTAACCACTGTACGATTGATTTCAGTATCATTCCCGTTGGGCCAATTTTAATTAAATCAGGAAAAGAAGGTGCAGACCCAACTAAACCAAACATGGAATTTGTGGAAACTTACCACGCGGGTGGACGTTCAGTTTACCTTCCTGGAAGTTCCCTCAAAGGTGCGATTCGCGCTCATGCTGAACGTATTGTACGCACTGTAGGAAGTGATAAACGTCCCACTTCAGACCCCAAATCAGATAAATTTGAACTTTGGGCTGATGACCCTTTAAAAAATGAAAATTATGAATATTTAAAGAAATTAGCACCTGCTGAAATCTACCAACAATCTTCTTTTACTGACCAAATATTTGGTAATACTAATATTGCTAGTCGTCTCCGCATTCAAGATGCTTATCCTGATACAACTAAACCTTTGAGAATTGAAGAGCGTAATGGAGTTGCAATTGACCGCGTTTTTGGTTCTGCTGTGCGAGGTGCATTATTTAACTACGAAGTTTGTACATTCGGAGATTTTCGCACCAAAATCCACCTGAAGAATTTCTCTCTAGCACAGTTAGGGTTAATCGGCTTAGTATTGCGCGATTTAAATGACGGTTGGTTTGGTCTTGGTTTTGCCAAATCTCGCGGTATGGGTACAGTCGAATTACAATACCACTCGGCTGTAGTGCAATATCCTGGCTGTGAATTACGAGGTGATAAAATCTACGCTATTGGTAAAGAGTTAAATTGGCCAAATACTTACTTACTAGGCGCAGGAGTGTTTTTGCAAGGGAAAGAAGCAAACCCTTATAAATTTCCTGTTGATGATAAACAAGATACCATAATTACTGCCGAAGAAATGTCTTATGGTTTTGGGGTGCAGTTAACTTGGAAAGGAGAAGATGAGAGGGGTGTTCCAGATTTATTTGAACGCGCTGTTCGTCAATGGCGTGAGTTATTACCAAAAGGAGTTGGTGCATGA
- the csx10 gene encoding CRISPR-associated RAMP protein Csx10 has protein sequence MTRLELTITAFSPLAPGRQKPGGSVSEVENYISGSVLRGAIASQILQLSGQQSANLAEDGGNFQTLFLGENPAIFGNAYPAVTKIDNESTDVNQQIKVLPATAVSSKTNPGFTSSRGHGVFDTLIDAFCAAAYNQPYDPSDPKAIAQGTNPQVETYNSFYSKVIDKYYSHDATSRFLTRVGINRRRTTAEEEILYSVQVLNESFLKNTKTDEWDNVVFRSFVVVPDETLAEALQKFIERNSYNFRIGGSASRGLGKVKIAVNKGQSPAKSVESRIEEFNKALKTRWGLWSIFGQSQDDLLADRTYFTLDLQSDAIFTENWQRTTVVSANMLKEFAKVDSLPEIHVAYSSYEYRSGWNSAWGLMKDVELVTNKGSVYLFSTTEPEKWYAALEIIEAKGIGDRTCEGFGQVEICNEFHQVFREDAK, from the coding sequence ATGACACGATTGGAATTAACTATCACAGCTTTCTCTCCCCTCGCACCAGGACGACAAAAACCCGGTGGTTCGGTTAGTGAGGTGGAAAACTATATTTCTGGTTCGGTGCTGCGGGGTGCGATCGCTTCCCAAATCTTACAACTATCTGGTCAGCAGTCAGCAAATTTAGCAGAGGATGGTGGTAATTTTCAAACTCTATTTTTAGGGGAAAATCCGGCGATTTTTGGGAATGCTTACCCCGCAGTTACGAAAATAGACAATGAATCGACAGATGTAAATCAGCAAATCAAGGTTTTACCTGCAACTGCTGTTAGTTCCAAAACCAATCCAGGCTTTACTTCTAGTCGCGGACACGGAGTTTTTGATACTCTCATCGATGCCTTTTGTGCAGCAGCCTATAATCAACCTTACGACCCCAGCGACCCCAAAGCGATCGCACAAGGAACAAACCCCCAGGTCGAAACTTACAATAGTTTTTACAGCAAAGTAATAGATAAATATTACAGCCACGATGCAACTAGCCGCTTTTTGACACGAGTGGGAATTAATCGTCGTCGCACTACCGCAGAAGAAGAAATCCTTTACAGTGTGCAAGTTTTGAATGAGTCTTTTTTGAAAAATACTAAGACAGATGAATGGGATAACGTCGTATTCCGTAGTTTTGTTGTTGTTCCTGATGAAACTTTGGCTGAAGCGTTGCAAAAATTCATCGAGAGAAATTCCTACAACTTCCGTATTGGTGGTTCGGCTTCTAGAGGTTTAGGTAAGGTTAAAATAGCAGTTAACAAAGGACAATCACCAGCTAAAAGTGTTGAATCTCGAATTGAAGAGTTTAACAAAGCATTAAAAACTAGGTGGGGACTTTGGTCTATTTTCGGTCAATCTCAAGATGATTTGTTGGCAGATAGAACCTATTTCACCCTCGATTTGCAATCTGATGCTATTTTTACCGAAAATTGGCAACGCACAACGGTAGTTTCAGCCAATATGTTGAAGGAATTTGCCAAAGTTGATTCATTACCGGAAATACACGTTGCTTATAGCAGCTATGAATATCGTTCTGGCTGGAATTCTGCTTGGGGATTAATGAAAGATGTAGAACTCGTGACTAATAAAGGTTCTGTGTATTTGTTCAGCACAACCGAACCAGAGAAATGGTATGCAGCATTAGAAATTATAGAAGCAAAGGGAATAGGCGATCGCACCTGTGAAGGTTTTGGTCAGGTAGAAATTTGCAACGAGTTTCATCAAGTTTTTCGAGAGGATGCAAAATGA
- a CDS encoding HNH endonuclease: protein MSERTPESMRRIVAARARGYCEYCRCWEQFATESFTVEHIKPRQAAGETVLENLAWSCFGCNSHKHTKTQATDPETGEKIALYNPRQQIWSEHFSWSDDFTQVIGKTACSRATVEALRLNRFGVVNLRRLLKSANLHPPEN, encoded by the coding sequence ATGTCAGAGCGAACCCCAGAATCAATGAGGCGTATTGTTGCAGCTCGTGCCCGTGGTTACTGCGAGTATTGTCGTTGTTGGGAGCAATTTGCCACTGAGAGTTTTACCGTTGAGCATATAAAACCCCGACAAGCAGCTGGGGAAACAGTTTTAGAAAATCTTGCTTGGAGTTGCTTTGGCTGCAATAGTCATAAACATACCAAAACTCAGGCAACCGATCCAGAAACGGGAGAGAAAATTGCACTATATAATCCTCGACAGCAAATTTGGAGCGAACATTTTAGCTGGAGTGATGATTTTACCCAGGTGATTGGTAAAACAGCTTGTAGTCGAGCAACGGTTGAAGCTTTGCGTTTGAACCGCTTTGGTGTTGTCAATCTACGCCGTTTATTGAAGAGCGCAAATCTGCATCCACCAGAGAATTAG
- the cas6 gene encoding CRISPR-associated endoribonuclease Cas6 codes for MPRRSQNKPNTPASQLTWSPETELIGLEFELVPIKDCDLFPQYTIGLHAWFLEQVRSTNPELSAYLHDGESEKPFTISALNGEMISSGRQIQLSANTSYRWYITALSSRVLQWIAQWVKNLPEVLDLKDAPLQIRSVSIAHAPTTYTQLLESETNEAIALRFLSPTSFRRKGHHFPLPVPANVFHSYLRRWNDFSGMSVDQDAFLAWVDNYILITRCQLTTTKVLAGKKGAVTGFTGAIELSLTKDAAKQPEFKKLFSALGKLAPYCGTGHKTTFGLGQTRLGWSSQVVQDLPDVQTVLAKRIEDLTEIFKGQRKRTGGGRADEIASKWATILARREMGDSLQVVSQDLEMPYETVKTYVKLARRALKGD; via the coding sequence ATGCCTCGACGCTCTCAAAACAAGCCAAATACCCCTGCATCTCAGCTGACATGGTCGCCAGAGACGGAGTTAATCGGTTTGGAATTTGAGTTAGTCCCCATAAAAGATTGTGACCTCTTCCCTCAATACACTATTGGATTACATGCCTGGTTTCTAGAACAAGTGCGTTCCACAAACCCAGAACTTTCTGCTTACCTCCATGATGGGGAGTCAGAGAAACCCTTTACTATCTCAGCTTTAAATGGAGAGATGATCAGTAGTGGCAGACAAATACAATTATCTGCAAACACCTCTTATCGTTGGTATATCACAGCTTTATCTAGTCGAGTGCTTCAATGGATAGCGCAATGGGTAAAAAATTTGCCAGAGGTGCTGGACTTAAAAGATGCACCTTTGCAGATTCGCTCTGTAAGTATTGCCCATGCCCCCACGACTTATACACAACTGCTAGAATCTGAGACGAATGAGGCGATCGCTTTAAGATTTCTCAGTCCTACAAGTTTTCGCCGCAAAGGTCATCACTTCCCCCTACCAGTACCGGCAAATGTATTTCATAGTTACCTACGCCGCTGGAATGACTTTTCGGGGATGTCTGTTGACCAAGATGCTTTTTTGGCTTGGGTTGATAATTATATCTTGATTACTCGTTGCCAATTAACAACCACAAAAGTATTGGCGGGAAAGAAAGGCGCAGTCACAGGATTCACTGGCGCAATTGAGTTGAGTTTGACTAAAGACGCAGCCAAACAGCCAGAATTTAAGAAATTATTTTCCGCTTTAGGGAAACTTGCACCTTACTGTGGTACTGGTCACAAAACTACCTTTGGCTTAGGACAAACACGTTTGGGTTGGTCATCTCAAGTTGTCCAAGATTTACCTGATGTGCAAACTGTGTTGGCGAAACGCATTGAAGATTTAACAGAGATTTTTAAGGGACAACGGAAGCGGACAGGGGGAGGACGAGCAGACGAAATAGCCTCAAAATGGGCGACAATCTTAGCACGGCGAGAAATGGGCGATTCATTGCAGGTGGTATCACAAGATTTAGAGATGCCTTATGAAACAGTGAAAACTTATGTAAAGTTGGCACGACGCGCTTTGAAGGGTGATTAG
- the csx7 gene encoding CRISPR-associated RAMP protein Csx7, whose product MFDIFKNRLEITGKLSTVTALRISAGRSTEPIGADLPVIKDSLEQPLIPGSSFKGALRSRLESFLRGIDISLAGNPASFTSPTRNQIIKKLKEDYQDDAILTDKILNQTDLISRLFGSPWIASKFQVRDLTVDVDTWFGQYQERDGVAIDRDTETAAEGKLYNFQVVPSGTNFHLKIVVENAENWELGLLMIGLHQFESEQIPLGGGRSRGLGVVSLKIDQIQWFETEGDSRKLLTYLQNQVIKNMNNYQYREEEMEILKQDWTEALILHLRNFISSNSTISAKTE is encoded by the coding sequence ATGTTTGATATTTTTAAAAATCGTTTGGAAATTACAGGAAAACTCTCTACAGTCACCGCATTACGGATTAGTGCTGGTCGTTCTACTGAGCCAATTGGGGCTGATTTACCTGTAATTAAAGACTCATTAGAACAACCATTGATTCCTGGTTCTAGCTTCAAAGGAGCATTGCGATCGCGTCTCGAAAGTTTCTTGCGAGGAATTGATATCAGTCTTGCTGGAAATCCTGCTAGTTTTACGAGTCCAACTCGCAATCAAATTATCAAAAAACTTAAAGAAGATTATCAAGATGATGCTATTTTAACTGATAAAATACTCAATCAAACAGATTTAATTTCGCGTCTTTTTGGTTCACCTTGGATTGCTAGCAAATTTCAAGTGCGAGATTTAACAGTAGATGTTGATACATGGTTTGGACAATATCAAGAACGTGATGGTGTTGCAATTGACCGCGATACAGAAACAGCAGCAGAAGGAAAACTTTATAATTTTCAAGTAGTTCCATCTGGTACAAATTTTCATTTAAAAATAGTCGTCGAGAATGCAGAAAACTGGGAGCTAGGTTTACTGATGATTGGATTACATCAATTTGAAAGCGAACAAATACCACTAGGAGGCGGACGTTCTCGTGGTTTAGGAGTAGTGAGTTTAAAAATCGATCAAATCCAATGGTTTGAGACTGAAGGCGATTCCAGAAAGCTTTTGACATATCTGCAAAATCAAGTCATAAAGAACATGAATAACTATCAATATCGTGAAGAAGAAATGGAAATACTCAAGCAAGACTGGACAGAAGCTTTAATTCTTCACTTGAGAAACTTCATATCAAGTAATTCTACAATTTCAGCTAAGACTGAGTAA